GCAGGTGTACACCGACTACAAGACCGTGGCGGAACAGGTGATGAACCAGGACCAGATCCCGCCCGGCTACCGATTCTACGTGCAGCGGTATTTCCAACTGATTCGGCCGCGCGAGTGAGCCTTCGCGCGCGCCCCCCAACATGAAAGCGACCCATTCCGAATGAGCGAAGACGCGCGAGCAGAAGTCGAAGAGTTTCAGAAGAAGATCGGAACGCTGCGAGAAGAGATTGGGCGAGTCATCGTCGGCAATCGAGAAGTCATCGACGGTGTACTGACCTGCATGCTCGCAGGGTCCCACGCCTTGCTCGAGGGCGTTCCCGGTTTGGGCAAGACCATGCTGGTTCGCACCTTGGCCGAGGCAGTGGGTCTGGACTTCTCGCGCATTCAGTTCACTCCCGACCTGATGCCCGCGGACATCATCGGCACGACCGTGATCGAAGAGGGCGAAGGCGGCGAGCACGTGTTCATGTTCCGCAAGGGGCCCGTGTTCGCCAACATCGTGCTGGCGGACGAGATCAACCGTGCCACGCCCAAGACGCAGAGCGCGCTGCTGGAAGCGATGCAAGAGCACCGCGTGACGGTAGGTCGCACCACCCACGTCATCGAAGAACCCTACTTCGTGCTCGCCACCCAGAACCCCTTGGAGATGGAGGGAACCTACCCACTGCCCGAAGCGCAGTTGGACCGCTTCTTCTTCAAGCTGCACGTGCCCTTCCCCGGGCGTGACGAGTTGCACGACATCATCGATCGCACCACCACCGAGCATCACGCCGAGGTGAAGCCCGTCGTGTCTCGCGACGAGGTGCTCGCCATGCAGAAGCTGGTGCGCACGGTGCCGGTCGCGCGCCACGTGCAGGACTACGCGGTGCGACTCCTGCGCGCCACGCACCCCGATGGCGAGGACGCTCCCGACAAGGTGCGTCGTTTCGTGCGTACCGGGGCTTCACCCCGTGGCGCCCAGGCCATGCTGCTCGCCTCGAAGATCCGGGCTCTGTTCGAGGGACGTTTTGCGGCTAGCATCGACGACGTGAAAGCCGTGTCGGCGCCCGCCCTCCGTCATCGCGTACTGCTCAACTTCGAAGGCGAAGCCGAAGGCGTCCGGACGGATCACGTGATCGACCAGATCCTGGGCGATCTGGCTGAGGCGAAGTCGTGATGCGGACCATCTTCGTCGCTAGCGCGTGAGCCATGGGCGTGTTGGACGTGTTCAAACGTGCCGCGGCGCCGGTCTCCCGGCGTCTCGGTCGCGCGCGCGTCACGAAGGCGGATCTCTTCGACGAGGAGTTCCAGAAGAAGCTCGAGACCCTCGCCATCGTGTCGCGTCGCGTGTTCGCCGGTCGACAGCGGGCCGAGCGTCGCACCAAGAAGAAGGGTAGCGGCATCGAGTTCGCGGATCATCGCGACTACGTGGCGGGTGACGACTTCCGCTACGTGGACTGGAACGTCTACCAGCGCTTTGGCCGCCTCTTGGTGCGCCTGTACGAAGAAGAAGAAGATCTGAGCGTCTACTTCATCGTCGATTGCTCGACATCCATGGGCTTCGCCGAGGGCAAGAAGTTCGACCAAGCCCGGCGCCTGTGCGCGGCCCTCGCCTACGTGGCCCTGGCCAACCTGGACCGCGTGACGATCGTGAGCGCCACCGACTCGATCGTGGCGCGCATGCCCACCACCCGGGGCAAAGGGCGCATCTTCAAGGTCTTCGACTTTCTGCGACACATCGAGCCCGACGGCGTGACGGACCTGGCTGACAGCCTGAAGACCTTCGTGGCCCAACACAAACGCCGCGGTTTGGCGGTGCTGATCAGCGACCTGTACGACCCGGCCGGGTTCGAGCACGGCATCAACGTGCTGCGCTACAACAAGTTCGAGCCCTACGTCGTGCATTTGGTCGACCCCAACGAAGCGCGGCCCACGTTGAAGGGCGACGTGCGCATCTACGACTGCGAGACCGGCGACGAGCGAGAAGTCACGGTCACCCCAAAGCTGCTCGAGCGCATGGAGCAGGCGTGGAACGAGTACTTGGTGGACATCGAGCGCTTCTGCACTAGCCGCCAAGTGCCCTACTTCCGCGCGGACGTGGACACGCCCTTCGACGAGCTGGTGCTGAGCGTCTTTCGTCGGGGAGGGTTCCTGCGCTGATGCTGTTCGCGGGCCTGCCCTTCACCACCCTGCTCACCGTGTTCGCCGCTGCCGGCGGGCTCACGGTGCTCTTCTACATCTTGAAGCTGCGTCGGCGACCGGTGCCCGTGCCCTTTTCGCGCATCTGGGAGCGAATCCTGCGCGACAAAGAAGCCACCACCTGGTGGTCGCGGCTGAAGCGCCTGCTGTCGCTGCTGTTGCAGTTGGCCCTGCTCACGCTGCTCGTGGGCGCCTTGGGCGACCCGCGCATCTCCGGCGGCTTGATCGAGGGGCGCAACGTAGTGGTGATCATCGACGCCAGTGCCTCGATGAAGGCGACCGACGTCAGCCCGAGTCGCCTGGCTGCGGCGAAGCTCGAGGTGAAGAAGCTGGTCGAGGGTCTCTCGGGCTCGGACCGCATGCTCATCGCGCAGATGGACGCTGCCATCACGCCGCTGTCCACCATGACTGGCGAGACCGCGGAACTGAAGCCGGCCCTGGATGCCGTGGAAGCGACGGACACCCGCGCCGACTTTCATCGCGCCCTGTCTTTCGCCATCGACAGTCTCACCGGTCTCTCCAAGCCGGAGATCATCGTCGTCAGCGATGGCGCGCTGGGCGACATGGAGGCCGCGACGCGCGGGCTGGCCCTGAACGACACCGAGGTGCGCTTCATCCCCATCGGCAAAGGCAAGAACAACGTCGCGATTACCGCGTTCTCGGTGCGTCGCTACCCCCTCGACAAGTCGCGCTACGAGGTGATGATCGAGCTGCAGAACACCAATGACGAACCGACCAGCGTCGAGCTGTCGCTCTTGGGCGACGGCGACACCGTGGACGTCACGCGCTTGGCCCTGGGGCCGAAGGAACGTCTCGCGCGCTTCTACAAGGACTTGGCGGGCGCCAGTCGCACCCTGGAAGCGAAGATCAGCCTGG
This genomic stretch from Polyangiaceae bacterium harbors:
- a CDS encoding MoxR family ATPase translates to MSEDARAEVEEFQKKIGTLREEIGRVIVGNREVIDGVLTCMLAGSHALLEGVPGLGKTMLVRTLAEAVGLDFSRIQFTPDLMPADIIGTTVIEEGEGGEHVFMFRKGPVFANIVLADEINRATPKTQSALLEAMQEHRVTVGRTTHVIEEPYFVLATQNPLEMEGTYPLPEAQLDRFFFKLHVPFPGRDELHDIIDRTTTEHHAEVKPVVSRDEVLAMQKLVRTVPVARHVQDYAVRLLRATHPDGEDAPDKVRRFVRTGASPRGAQAMLLASKIRALFEGRFAASIDDVKAVSAPALRHRVLLNFEGEAEGVRTDHVIDQILGDLAEAKS
- a CDS encoding DUF58 domain-containing protein, producing the protein MGVLDVFKRAAAPVSRRLGRARVTKADLFDEEFQKKLETLAIVSRRVFAGRQRAERRTKKKGSGIEFADHRDYVAGDDFRYVDWNVYQRFGRLLVRLYEEEEDLSVYFIVDCSTSMGFAEGKKFDQARRLCAALAYVALANLDRVTIVSATDSIVARMPTTRGKGRIFKVFDFLRHIEPDGVTDLADSLKTFVAQHKRRGLAVLISDLYDPAGFEHGINVLRYNKFEPYVVHLVDPNEARPTLKGDVRIYDCETGDEREVTVTPKLLERMEQAWNEYLVDIERFCTSRQVPYFRADVDTPFDELVLSVFRRGGFLR